From the genome of Terriglobia bacterium:
GCCGTCGGCTTGGGAGCCTTAAAGCTCTGCCCATCAAAAGCAATCTCGGTGATGCGCACCGCCGTGTACTGCTGGCGATGTCCATTGAGCTTCTTGTATTGCTTTTTGCGCTTGTAGTGGAAGACCAGCACCTTGTCGCCCTTGACCTGGGCCACCACCTGGCCGACCACGCGGGCTTCGCCCTGCGGCTTGCCCAACTCGCCCTGGTTGGCGGAGACGGCGAGCACGTCGCCGAATTCCACCTGCTGCTGATCGCCGTTGAGTTTCTCCACCCGGATGACGTCTCCAGGAGCGACCCGGTACTGCTTTCCCCCGGCGCGGATGACCGCGTACATAAAGCCTCCATCAAGACAGCCCGGCGCCCCAGCGCCCGCGGCCCATGAACCTTGCGTGCTCTGCTTCCATCCGCCAGGACGGCGGCGGCAACCCCTGACGGGGCCCGGCAGTACAGGCAAACCAATAGATTTTAGCGCGTCGGAGAAGAAGCCGTCAACGAAACCCCAGAGATGGGAGAGCCCACCCACATCGTATCCGCTCGCGCGTTTGAGGTGTTCGAGTGAGAAACGCAGTAGCGAGCTGGCCGGCAAAAAATGAGATCGTTTCCAGCGCGTTGTGCGATGCGGTGGGAGCGGCGGCGGCCAGCAGCAGAGTGATGGTTTTCTTAAGAACCAGAAAACGATTGCGTGCCGGGGGGAATAGGCCAAGAATCGCGGCAGGGCACAAACTCGATGGCCAGGAA
Proteins encoded in this window:
- the rplU gene encoding 50S ribosomal protein L21; the encoded protein is MYAVIRAGGKQYRVAPGDVIRVEKLNGDQQQVEFGDVLAVSANQGELGKPQGEARVVGQVVAQVKGDKVLVFHYKRKKQYKKLNGHRQQYTAVRITEIAFDGQSFKAPKPTAVASTKNADAEEHASGAGTGAETKTARHGGSSKKTAPESKGGSSPQKK